A stretch of Lactiplantibacillus brownii DNA encodes these proteins:
- a CDS encoding MFS transporter has product MKLSLAEHQLIRSGASTIINALGAQLFSYTLGYYLLAQTGSALSFGLSIFIGPIVSLVTAPWIANLIDSWSHKKTTILGTILTIISLLGFEGYVILTNGKYGLLASAVIVSIFMNIAGRFFSLSYMASVKGIVPSKLVQRLNAVQSVGNSTAGILAPPLAGVLFGLFPLKYILLIQIITELVTLWLTHRTDFNAFSVENKVNSVISDEKVTFRSVWEYLLREHRLLFLVILASLLNVAYVAFQIGGPYVVMHQLHKSATISGTIQSFTSVGVVLGGMIITFVMLKNIFRFAFWVYTLFGLVMVFTGVLIQTAIFPLLVIFSCVNFCLGLLNALGDPPLFAYFQTEAPYNLLGHLTTVMLTLSQILNPIGVLVYTFLFDHVRYQVIYSGTAIILLMLGVTLFLWLHAIDSNKMSD; this is encoded by the coding sequence ATGAAGTTGTCGTTAGCCGAGCACCAGTTGATTCGCTCAGGAGCAAGCACAATTATCAATGCTTTAGGTGCACAACTGTTCTCGTATACGCTTGGTTATTACCTTTTAGCCCAAACCGGATCTGCACTTAGTTTCGGACTTTCAATATTTATTGGACCAATTGTCAGTCTAGTAACGGCTCCATGGATTGCGAATTTAATTGATAGCTGGAGTCATAAGAAGACCACAATATTAGGGACTATCCTAACAATTATCAGCTTGTTGGGTTTTGAGGGGTACGTGATCTTAACAAATGGTAAATATGGATTGTTGGCATCTGCTGTAATTGTGAGTATCTTTATGAATATTGCTGGGCGTTTTTTTTCTCTATCCTATATGGCTTCTGTTAAGGGAATCGTACCCTCGAAATTAGTGCAACGGTTGAACGCGGTTCAAAGCGTTGGCAATTCAACAGCGGGTATTTTGGCGCCACCGCTCGCAGGTGTACTTTTTGGGTTGTTTCCCTTGAAGTACATTTTATTAATTCAGATTATTACAGAATTAGTTACGCTGTGGTTGACGCACAGAACAGATTTCAATGCATTTTCGGTGGAAAATAAAGTTAACTCTGTAATATCTGATGAAAAAGTTACTTTTAGGTCAGTTTGGGAATACTTACTGCGAGAACACAGACTACTTTTTTTGGTGATACTAGCTAGTTTATTAAACGTTGCATATGTTGCGTTTCAAATCGGAGGACCTTATGTAGTAATGCATCAGCTACATAAAAGTGCTACAATTTCAGGAACAATTCAATCTTTCACTTCTGTTGGTGTTGTGCTAGGTGGAATGATTATAACGTTTGTGATGTTAAAAAATATATTTAGATTTGCTTTTTGGGTGTACACACTATTTGGACTAGTAATGGTTTTTACTGGAGTATTGATTCAAACTGCTATTTTTCCGTTGTTAGTCATTTTTTCCTGCGTCAATTTTTGTTTAGGTTTGTTAAACGCTTTGGGTGATCCCCCATTATTTGCATATTTTCAAACTGAAGCGCCATATAATTTGCTAGGACATCTAACAACCGTAATGTTGACCTTATCTCAAATTTTAAATCCAATTGGGGTTTTAGTTTATACGTTTTTGTTTGATCATGTTCGGTATCAAGTGATTTACTCTGGAACTGCAATTATTTTGTTAATGCTAGGTGTAACTTTGTTTTTGTGGTTACATGCTATTGATTCGAATAAAATGTCAGATTAA
- a CDS encoding Gfo/Idh/MocA family protein: MLKVGVLGLGNIAQKAYLPVMAAMQDQVEFHLTTRNPGKRAQLAAEYGFTHTHATLDDLMAAKPAAVFVHTPTVTHAAIIKKLLLADINVYVDKPVSMDLQEVQGLYDLAASRHLLLTCGFNRRFAPLNQQLKAIPDKRLIMVEKVRETSDQDVETAVFDLMIHSVDTGLYLLDEPMVSTTGRIVASATGQLEQGYFTAQTAHEQLQVVTNMRGGVNLETATVQATAQRALVTNLSRLTTYQTAQTQTTAFPDWTPTLEKRGFAPLIRAFITAVATHGENPVDPTSAITSHAVCRHLLSD; the protein is encoded by the coding sequence ATGTTAAAAGTTGGTGTGCTCGGTTTAGGTAATATTGCTCAAAAAGCCTATCTGCCAGTAATGGCGGCTATGCAGGATCAAGTTGAATTTCATTTAACGACCCGTAATCCGGGAAAAAGGGCCCAGTTAGCGGCAGAATATGGGTTTACGCACACGCATGCGACTTTAGATGACCTGATGGCCGCCAAACCCGCGGCGGTATTTGTGCATACCCCGACTGTAACACATGCGGCAATTATAAAAAAATTGTTGCTCGCAGATATTAATGTGTACGTGGACAAACCCGTGTCAATGGATTTACAGGAAGTTCAAGGCTTGTATGACTTGGCAGCGTCACGCCATCTCTTACTTACTTGCGGCTTTAATCGTCGCTTTGCACCTTTAAACCAACAATTAAAAGCAATCCCAGATAAAAGATTGATCATGGTCGAAAAGGTACGTGAGACCAGTGATCAAGATGTTGAAACGGCGGTTTTTGATTTGATGATTCATAGTGTAGATACGGGCTTATACTTATTGGATGAGCCGATGGTCAGCACGACTGGTCGTATCGTGGCTAGTGCTACTGGACAACTAGAACAGGGTTATTTCACTGCTCAGACGGCTCACGAACAGTTACAAGTCGTGACGAATATGCGTGGTGGCGTTAACCTTGAAACCGCCACAGTGCAAGCTACTGCGCAGCGTGCCTTGGTAACCAATCTGAGTCGTTTAACGACTTATCAGACTGCACAAACACAGACCACAGCCTTTCCAGATTGGACGCCAACCTTGGAAAAACGGGGGTTTGCGCCGTTGATTAGAGCCTTCATCACGGCGGTCGCTACCCATGGCGAGAACCCGGTTGACCCGACGTCAGCAATCACGAGTCACGCGGTGTGCCGTCATTTATTAAGCGATTAA
- a CDS encoding cation:proton antiporter: MPIIELVILLACLVLLSNVLSHYLVAIPVSLIQVGLGLGVALLLNVQVKLQTDWFMLVFIAPMLYNDGRQFPKQELWELRGAIFANAIVLVFITTILGGFLIHVLIPTIPLAVSIALAAILSPTDPVAVQSISEGVKLPKEILHLVSGESLINDASGLIGFKYALAAAVTGSFVLGRAVGDFFYISLVGLAVGLALITIIQLIRDILRREGINDTVFNVVLQILTPFAIYFIAEEWFHASGVVAVVAAGVLAHVQGSHEAEDAPELRLVTEKVWNIIVYLLNGIVFLILGIELPIATKATIEGNHTNTLHAIFDVLIVWGILLLIRVAWTYGYMLINWLRNHEKTKPSLRIATLSGLSGVRGAITMAGVFTIPTVIANGDAFPERALVLFIAAGVIIVSLVSAAGILPIMAAKSLPFMTRGSSLDEDGAVIVDDPDDEGEDTTAIAPQQFTYKQARIYVLQLAVQNIEEHRRPENQRAAYDLILDQQFQIRRLEVASQTADELQPMLTDEMQLRLVALAGERQAVKEMLAAGETSKLGAQAYLRRIDRREQRLSQAAHKPGLPTLRSLRLMFARGMQSLRVWLTPVDSDKFRAEQLEIQRVASKAAIKALSRYLKQTGVDEQQFDRQALYHLIVHYRNRIESAKADHSLSRADYERQLQTLRIKSLGAERAGVQHLLESGQISLRTASKLRQFINYSENLLMLNDIEADDD, encoded by the coding sequence ATGCCGATCATCGAATTAGTGATTTTATTGGCATGTTTAGTGCTGCTGTCGAATGTGTTGAGCCACTATCTAGTCGCTATCCCGGTCAGTTTGATTCAAGTCGGGCTGGGTCTAGGAGTGGCTTTATTATTAAATGTACAAGTCAAGCTGCAAACGGACTGGTTTATGCTCGTTTTTATTGCGCCGATGCTGTACAACGATGGCAGACAGTTTCCCAAACAAGAGTTGTGGGAACTTCGCGGGGCGATCTTTGCCAACGCGATCGTGCTTGTATTTATTACCACCATATTAGGGGGCTTTTTGATTCACGTCCTCATTCCAACGATTCCATTAGCAGTCAGCATCGCGCTGGCTGCCATCCTCTCACCAACTGATCCAGTGGCGGTGCAATCGATTTCTGAAGGGGTAAAGTTACCCAAAGAAATCTTGCACTTAGTGAGTGGCGAAAGCCTGATCAATGATGCCAGTGGGTTGATTGGTTTTAAATATGCTTTAGCTGCGGCAGTGACCGGGAGCTTTGTCCTTGGTAGAGCCGTTGGTGATTTCTTTTACATTAGTTTAGTCGGCCTGGCCGTGGGGCTGGCGTTGATTACGATTATTCAGTTGATTCGCGATATTTTGCGACGTGAAGGGATCAATGACACGGTCTTTAACGTGGTCTTACAAATTCTGACCCCCTTTGCCATCTATTTTATCGCCGAAGAATGGTTCCACGCGTCAGGGGTTGTTGCGGTTGTTGCGGCCGGCGTGTTAGCACACGTTCAAGGTTCACATGAGGCCGAAGACGCGCCAGAATTGCGATTAGTGACGGAAAAAGTCTGGAATATCATTGTGTACTTGCTGAATGGGATTGTTTTCCTTATTTTGGGGATTGAACTACCCATTGCGACGAAGGCAACCATTGAAGGCAATCACACCAATACGTTGCATGCGATTTTTGATGTGCTGATTGTCTGGGGGATTCTACTCTTGATTCGGGTCGCTTGGACGTATGGTTACATGCTGATCAACTGGTTGCGAAATCATGAAAAAACCAAGCCAAGTTTACGAATTGCAACGTTGTCTGGCTTATCTGGTGTTCGTGGAGCGATTACCATGGCCGGGGTCTTCACGATTCCGACGGTGATTGCCAACGGTGATGCTTTCCCAGAACGCGCCTTAGTGCTCTTTATCGCGGCTGGTGTAATCATCGTGAGTTTAGTTTCGGCAGCTGGGATCTTACCGATTATGGCTGCCAAATCCTTGCCATTCATGACACGGGGTTCTAGCTTAGATGAAGATGGTGCGGTGATCGTGGACGATCCGGATGATGAGGGTGAGGACACGACCGCCATTGCGCCCCAGCAATTTACTTACAAACAAGCTCGGATTTATGTGTTACAACTTGCTGTTCAAAACATTGAAGAACATCGGCGTCCTGAGAATCAGCGTGCCGCTTATGATTTGATCTTGGATCAACAATTTCAAATTCGGCGATTAGAAGTGGCTTCACAGACGGCCGATGAACTCCAGCCAATGTTGACGGATGAGATGCAGCTACGGTTAGTTGCTTTGGCGGGTGAACGTCAGGCCGTCAAAGAGATGCTGGCGGCTGGTGAAACGTCAAAATTAGGGGCACAAGCCTATTTGCGGCGGATTGATCGCCGGGAACAACGGTTGTCACAAGCGGCACATAAGCCCGGTTTACCAACGCTAAGGTCATTACGCTTGATGTTTGCGCGTGGGATGCAAAGCTTGCGCGTGTGGTTAACACCGGTCGATAGCGATAAATTTCGCGCCGAACAGTTGGAGATTCAACGGGTGGCTTCCAAAGCGGCCATTAAGGCATTATCACGTTATTTGAAGCAAACGGGTGTCGATGAACAACAATTTGATCGACAAGCACTCTACCACTTAATCGTTCACTACCGTAACCGGATTGAGAGTGCTAAAGCGGATCATAGTTTGTCACGGGCCGATTATGAACGTCAACTGCAAACTTTGCGGATTAAAAGTCTAGGTGCCGAACGAGCGGGAGTACAACACTTATTAGAAAGTGGTCAAATCAGCTTACGAACGGCCTCCAAGCTCCGCCAATTCATTAACTATTCTGAAAATTTATTAATGTTGAATGACATTGAAGCAGATGACGATTAA
- a CDS encoding exodeoxyribonuclease III, with product MKFISWNVNGLRAAVKHGFVDSFNQLDADAFCLQETKLQAGQIELDLPGYHQYWNYAERKGYSGTAIFTKNVPLSVSYGIGVPEHDTEGRVITLEYADYYLVTCYTPNSGGELKRLAYRQTWEDAFLTYINGLNAQKPVIFCGDLNVAHENIDLKNWRSNHHSAGFTDEERGKFDHLLAAGYTDTFRHFYPDQTEIYSWWSYRAHARENNSGWRIDYFITSQRLNDRLLNARILTDVTGSDHCPVELDIRV from the coding sequence ATGAAATTTATCTCATGGAACGTCAATGGACTGCGCGCGGCCGTTAAACATGGCTTTGTCGACAGTTTTAACCAATTAGATGCGGATGCTTTCTGTCTGCAAGAAACCAAGCTTCAGGCGGGTCAGATCGAACTCGACCTTCCCGGCTACCATCAATATTGGAATTATGCGGAACGTAAAGGCTATTCTGGCACCGCTATTTTCACTAAAAACGTGCCATTATCAGTCAGCTATGGCATTGGCGTGCCAGAGCACGATACTGAAGGCCGCGTGATCACCCTGGAATACGCTGACTATTATCTTGTCACCTGTTACACACCCAATTCCGGTGGCGAGCTCAAACGACTCGCTTATCGCCAAACTTGGGAAGACGCCTTTTTAACGTATATCAATGGGCTCAACGCCCAGAAACCGGTAATCTTTTGTGGTGATCTCAACGTGGCCCATGAAAATATTGATTTAAAGAACTGGCGCAGTAATCATCATAGTGCCGGCTTTACTGATGAAGAACGTGGTAAATTTGACCACCTCTTGGCCGCCGGTTATACGGATACGTTCCGCCATTTCTATCCCGACCAAACTGAAATCTATTCTTGGTGGAGCTATCGCGCCCATGCCCGTGAAAACAATTCCGGTTGGCGGATCGACTATTTCATCACGTCTCAACGCTTAAACGACCGGTTATTGAACGCTCGGATCTTAACGGATGTCACGGGCTCCGACCATTGTCCGGTTGAATTGGATATTCGAGTCTAA
- the murB gene encoding UDP-N-acetylmuramate dehydrogenase — MTQDVLASFPAIEIKKDESLSHYTNTKTGGPADYVAFPKSISETKSLIDYANEQDLPLTVIGNASNLIVKDGGIRGLTIILTQMKQIHTSETEVVAEAGAALIATTKAACKASLTGLEFAAGIPGSVGGAVFMNAGAYGGEISEVVEEVTVITREGQIKTLSNAELDFGYRHSTIQDYRDTVVTATFKLKPGSQRKIQARMDELNTLRASKQPLEWPSCGSVFKRPTGYFTGKLIHDAGLQGHQIGGAQVSKKHAGFIINVDHATATDYMDMIHYVQKVVYEKFGVHLETEVRIIGTDA; from the coding sequence ATGACCCAAGATGTGTTGGCCAGTTTTCCAGCCATTGAAATAAAAAAAGATGAATCACTCAGTCATTATACAAATACCAAAACCGGCGGCCCGGCTGATTATGTCGCATTTCCTAAATCTATCAGTGAAACCAAAAGCTTAATTGACTATGCAAATGAGCAGGATTTACCTTTAACGGTCATTGGTAATGCCAGTAATCTAATTGTTAAAGACGGCGGAATTCGCGGTTTGACGATTATTTTGACGCAAATGAAGCAGATCCATACGAGCGAAACCGAAGTTGTGGCCGAAGCTGGAGCTGCTTTGATTGCGACGACGAAAGCCGCTTGTAAAGCTAGTCTGACTGGACTTGAATTTGCCGCGGGTATTCCAGGCAGTGTCGGCGGAGCCGTTTTCATGAATGCTGGCGCTTATGGCGGTGAAATCAGTGAAGTCGTCGAAGAGGTCACGGTCATTACGCGCGAAGGCCAAATAAAGACTTTATCCAATGCGGAACTTGACTTTGGTTACCGGCACAGTACGATCCAAGATTATCGCGATACCGTCGTGACGGCAACGTTTAAGTTGAAGCCAGGGAGTCAGCGGAAGATTCAAGCGCGGATGGATGAACTTAATACATTACGTGCATCGAAGCAACCGCTAGAGTGGCCTTCGTGTGGAAGTGTTTTTAAGCGACCAACTGGCTACTTTACTGGTAAACTAATCCATGATGCCGGTTTGCAGGGTCATCAAATTGGTGGGGCCCAAGTTTCGAAAAAGCATGCCGGGTTCATTATTAATGTCGATCATGCCACTGCGACCGACTATATGGATATGATTCATTATGTTCAAAAAGTTGTTTATGAAAAGTTTGGTGTCCACCTCGAAACTGAGGTCCGAATTATTGGTACCGACGCCTAG
- a CDS encoding DUF1361 domain-containing protein encodes MTRLQRWLVRLAYWGFMGFVALTIHDSFSFLLLNTLLAYIPIELSFWLTSRRSTIFFWLLAVIWLLFYPNAPYLLTDLFHLSLLKPYAVNGLLKFDLGMWRDFAYLVTPTVVSIILGTYSVDQIAQEIQRRLHLTKLFAGRTLISMVLFLFASIGVYVGRFLRLHTIYLLITPQYILEQLAEMWSSKMLAFVLIIWALQLVIYGAWRFTTTLNPSQNSNSES; translated from the coding sequence ATGACCCGTTTACAACGTTGGCTCGTCCGGTTAGCTTATTGGGGATTTATGGGCTTCGTGGCGTTAACCATTCATGATTCTTTTTCGTTCCTATTGTTGAACACCCTATTAGCTTATATCCCCATTGAACTAAGTTTTTGGCTCACAAGTCGTCGTTCAACCATTTTCTTCTGGTTGCTGGCGGTTATTTGGTTACTATTCTACCCGAACGCGCCTTATTTATTAACCGATCTATTTCATTTGAGTCTACTGAAACCATACGCGGTCAACGGCTTGCTTAAATTTGATTTGGGCATGTGGCGCGACTTTGCTTACTTAGTCACACCGACAGTGGTCTCTATCATATTAGGGACCTACAGCGTGGATCAGATTGCCCAAGAAATTCAGCGGCGATTACATTTAACAAAATTATTCGCCGGCCGAACCTTGATTAGCATGGTCTTATTCTTATTTGCCAGCATTGGCGTGTACGTGGGCCGTTTCTTACGACTTCACACGATTTACTTGCTGATTACGCCACAATATATTTTGGAACAATTAGCCGAAATGTGGTCATCTAAAATGTTAGCTTTCGTCTTAATCATCTGGGCCTTACAGCTTGTGATCTACGGCGCTTGGCGTTTCACGACGACCCTTAATCCCAGTCAAAATTCCAACTCAGAATCTTAA
- the cdaA gene encoding diadenylate cyclase CdaA: MNFNWSDLLTVTNFVRLLDILVVWFVIYELIVLLQGTKAVQLFRGIVVIAVVKILSVVIGLDTVSWIMDQIINWGVIALVIVFQPEIRRGLEHLGRGSIFVRGKRQNEDEERMINELDKAIQYMAKRRIGALMSIKMDTGLEDYIETGIALDADITGELLINIFIPNTPLHDGAVIIQDNQIKVAAAYLPLSESNLIPKELGTRHRAAVGISEVTDALTIVISEETGEVSITKDNELMRGMTRENYLRYFRQVLLTPEDETKQNAIQNWFVHIFGGGQRK; this comes from the coding sequence ATGAACTTCAACTGGAGCGATTTGTTGACGGTGACAAACTTTGTCCGGCTCCTTGACATACTAGTGGTCTGGTTTGTCATTTATGAATTGATTGTCCTATTGCAAGGGACCAAAGCGGTACAGCTGTTCCGCGGGATCGTTGTGATTGCAGTCGTTAAAATTTTGAGCGTGGTCATTGGTCTAGATACGGTTTCATGGATTATGGACCAAATCATTAACTGGGGAGTCATCGCCCTCGTGATCGTCTTTCAGCCAGAAATTCGGCGCGGCTTGGAACATTTGGGCCGTGGGTCGATTTTTGTGCGAGGCAAGCGTCAAAATGAAGACGAAGAACGGATGATTAACGAACTGGATAAAGCCATTCAATATATGGCCAAACGTCGAATCGGGGCGTTAATGTCCATCAAGATGGACACTGGTTTGGAAGATTACATTGAAACTGGGATCGCCCTTGATGCGGACATTACCGGTGAGCTCTTAATAAATATATTTATTCCAAATACGCCCTTGCATGATGGTGCGGTGATCATTCAAGATAATCAAATTAAGGTGGCGGCCGCTTACTTACCGCTATCTGAAAGTAATTTGATCCCGAAAGAATTAGGGACACGCCATCGGGCCGCTGTCGGGATCAGTGAAGTGACGGATGCCTTGACCATTGTGATCTCGGAAGAAACTGGCGAAGTCTCCATTACCAAAGATAATGAATTGATGCGCGGTATGACTCGTGAGAATTATTTGCGCTATTTCCGGCAAGTCTTATTAACACCGGAAGATGAAACGAAGCAAAACGCGATTCAAAATTGGTTCGTACACATCTTTGGAGGGGGGCAACGTAAGTGA
- the glmM gene encoding phosphoglucosamine mutase — protein MKYFGTDGVRGIANSGLTPELAFRLGRAGGYVLTEHAEDKETQPRVLVARDTRISGQMLEESLIAGLLSAGIEVLRLGVITTPGVAYLVRIQDADAGVMISASHNPVEDNGIKFFGGDGFKLSDAKEEEIEALLEQPKDDLPRPAAEGLGTVADFPEGNLKYSQFLEQTISDDLSGLHLAVDGANGSTSNLVSRIFADLNVDFDTMATSPDGLNINKGVGSTHPEALSKFVVEKGAQVGLAFDGDGDRCIAVDELGNIIDGDKIMYICGKFLAERGKLKKDTVVTTVMSNLGLYKALEAAGLHSEQTKVGDRYVVEEMLKDGFNLGGEQSGHVVFLDFNTTGDGMLTGIQLLHVMKETGKKLSELAAEVTTYPQKLVNVKVQDKQAALDNEQIKAVIGEVETEMAGDGRVLVRPSGTQDLLRVMAEAKTDELVNAYVDRIVDVVRNEVGVTE, from the coding sequence ATGAAATATTTTGGTACTGATGGTGTGCGTGGCATTGCAAACTCTGGGTTAACCCCTGAACTTGCTTTTCGTTTAGGTCGTGCTGGTGGGTATGTCTTAACGGAACATGCTGAAGATAAAGAAACCCAACCACGGGTCTTAGTTGCGCGCGATACGCGGATCTCTGGTCAAATGTTAGAAGAATCATTGATTGCTGGTTTATTATCCGCCGGGATTGAAGTGTTACGCTTAGGCGTGATCACGACGCCTGGGGTTGCTTACTTAGTTCGGATTCAAGATGCAGACGCTGGGGTCATGATTTCAGCTTCTCACAACCCGGTTGAAGATAATGGCATCAAGTTCTTTGGTGGTGACGGCTTCAAGTTATCCGATGCCAAAGAAGAAGAAATTGAAGCCTTACTTGAACAACCTAAGGATGACCTACCACGCCCAGCCGCAGAAGGCTTAGGGACGGTTGCTGATTTTCCAGAAGGTAACTTGAAGTATTCTCAATTCTTGGAACAAACGATTTCCGATGATTTAAGCGGCTTACATTTAGCCGTTGATGGCGCTAATGGCTCAACCAGCAATTTGGTCTCACGGATTTTTGCGGACTTAAATGTTGATTTTGACACGATGGCTACGTCACCAGATGGCTTGAATATTAACAAAGGCGTGGGTTCTACCCATCCAGAGGCTTTATCCAAGTTTGTCGTTGAAAAGGGTGCCCAAGTTGGGTTAGCCTTTGATGGGGATGGCGACCGGTGTATTGCCGTTGATGAATTGGGCAATATCATTGATGGTGACAAGATCATGTATATTTGTGGTAAATTCTTGGCAGAACGTGGCAAGCTTAAAAAGGATACCGTAGTCACGACCGTTATGAGTAACCTTGGTCTATATAAGGCCCTGGAAGCAGCCGGCCTCCACAGTGAACAAACCAAAGTTGGTGACCGTTACGTTGTTGAAGAAATGCTCAAAGATGGCTTCAACTTAGGTGGCGAACAATCTGGTCACGTGGTCTTCTTAGACTTCAATACGACTGGTGATGGGATGTTAACTGGGATTCAATTACTACATGTCATGAAAGAAACTGGTAAGAAGCTGTCTGAATTAGCTGCGGAAGTCACCACTTATCCACAAAAGTTAGTGAACGTTAAAGTTCAAGACAAGCAAGCGGCCTTAGACAACGAACAAATCAAGGCCGTGATCGGTGAAGTTGAAACTGAAATGGCTGGCGATGGTCGGGTGTTAGTTCGTCCTTCAGGAACGCAAGACTTACTCCGGGTCATGGCAGAAGCCAAGACCGACGAATTGGTCAATGCATACGTTGATCGAATCGTGGATGTGGTGCGTAATGAAGTTGGCGTAACTGAATAA
- a CDS encoding MarR family winged helix-turn-helix transcriptional regulator, which yields MTETEIHEQFVETYMHILKYIGDFVSVPTRPYKITFEAYIVMRMIATTKEPLTLVKIANAQRVSRSAIARQINVLLDLKYIDQTTNKSDRRIKYLSLTPAGLKVEQAISTASDERFHQWLQVYGEKRADDTLRYITDAEKKATEMGFSGFSGLHDKRSAHASYSDPKVL from the coding sequence ATGACAGAAACAGAGATTCATGAACAATTCGTTGAAACTTATATGCACATTTTGAAGTATATCGGGGATTTCGTCTCGGTACCGACACGGCCATATAAGATCACTTTTGAGGCTTATATTGTGATGCGGATGATCGCCACGACTAAGGAACCATTAACGTTAGTCAAGATTGCGAATGCTCAACGTGTTTCGCGGAGCGCGATTGCGCGTCAAATCAATGTTTTGTTAGATTTAAAGTATATTGACCAAACGACCAACAAGAGTGATCGGCGGATCAAGTACTTATCACTGACCCCAGCTGGGTTGAAAGTTGAACAAGCCATTAGTACGGCTTCGGATGAACGTTTCCACCAGTGGTTACAGGTTTACGGTGAAAAACGCGCAGACGACACGCTCCGTTACATTACGGATGCTGAAAAGAAAGCGACTGAAATGGGTTTTAGTGGTTTTAGTGGCTTACATGACAAGCGCAGTGCGCATGCCAGTTACAGCGACCCTAAAGTGTTATAA
- a CDS encoding CdaR family protein yields the protein MKKFMDSAWSMRLLALICALALFAYVSSMKTNNTSSLLTNSTSKTTLTSNRKVTITAPLELNVNSTKYFVTGYPENVKITIEGPAALVTTTANTQNFKVYANLSDLSIGRHSVKVQVDGLNKELSYTLNQKYIHVNIQQRRTATYKVSADFNKSNVASGYEVGSARLGTASVKVTGAVSEVSKVAKVVAVVNTEKNLKKSVNQQAMIEALDANGQTLNVVLTPSTTSVYIPITAATTKKDVAVDLKASGKTTADTSYSFSTDTKSVSVTGTKAALAKLDKLPVDVDVTDVNATTTKTVDISDTDEDGISAVSPATIKVKITVKNN from the coding sequence GTGAAAAAATTCATGGATAGCGCCTGGTCAATGCGGTTATTGGCCTTGATTTGTGCACTGGCCTTATTTGCTTACGTTAGCTCGATGAAGACGAATAATACGTCCAGTCTGTTAACGAATAGCACGTCTAAAACCACGTTAACTTCCAACCGGAAAGTGACCATTACCGCGCCTTTGGAATTGAACGTGAATAGCACTAAATATTTTGTGACTGGTTACCCTGAAAACGTTAAAATTACGATTGAGGGTCCGGCGGCCTTAGTGACGACCACGGCCAATACACAGAATTTTAAAGTTTACGCGAACTTATCAGATCTATCGATTGGTCGTCATAGCGTCAAAGTTCAAGTCGATGGCTTGAATAAAGAATTAAGTTATACTTTAAATCAAAAATATATCCATGTTAATATTCAACAACGGCGGACCGCAACCTATAAGGTGAGTGCTGATTTCAATAAGAGCAACGTCGCATCCGGCTATGAGGTCGGTAGCGCGCGTTTAGGCACAGCTTCGGTTAAAGTTACCGGGGCGGTCAGCGAAGTTAGCAAGGTCGCCAAAGTCGTGGCAGTGGTTAACACCGAGAAAAACTTGAAAAAGTCGGTCAACCAGCAAGCGATGATTGAGGCTTTGGATGCCAATGGGCAAACGTTGAATGTCGTCTTAACGCCGTCAACGACGTCCGTCTATATTCCAATTACGGCGGCCACAACGAAGAAAGATGTCGCGGTGGATCTGAAAGCCAGTGGGAAGACGACGGCGGATACGAGTTATTCGTTTTCAACGGATACGAAGTCCGTCTCGGTCACTGGGACTAAGGCCGCGTTGGCTAAGCTGGATAAACTACCGGTGGATGTCGATGTGACGGATGTCAATGCGACCACGACAAAAACGGTGGACATTTCTGACACTGACGAAGATGGCATTTCGGCGGTGAGTCCAGCCACAATTAAAGTTAAAATTACAGTTAAAAATAACTGA